The Bernardetia litoralis DSM 6794 genome includes a window with the following:
- a CDS encoding polyprenyl synthetase family protein — MSKETTFAPTFSLQEAQKALENHIKNLNTKGKPKDLYAPIEYIMSLGGKRMRPLLVLLGYSLYDSEWKNAVAPAIVTEVFHNFTLLHDDIMDNAPIRRGQPTAHEKWDENTALLSGDLMLIKTYQWFLEAVPSDKFTSILQLFNTCAIGVCEGQQFDMEFESRNDVEIEEYLEMIKLKTAVLLGFSLELGAILGGAKPSEAAQLREVGILAGIGFQLHDDILDVYADPKTFGKRVGGDITENKKTYLMLTALELEKQAKGNELQNWIDKTDFDETEKVKAVTELYNNLNIRTLTEEKMNEYFEKSYQILENLSVRHDKQKQFLKQFLMQIQERQK, encoded by the coding sequence ATGTCAAAAGAAACTACTTTCGCTCCTACATTTTCCCTACAAGAAGCACAAAAAGCACTTGAAAATCATATCAAAAACCTAAATACAAAAGGCAAACCGAAAGATTTGTATGCTCCTATCGAATATATTATGTCTTTGGGTGGAAAAAGAATGCGCCCTTTATTAGTGCTTTTGGGCTATTCTTTATATGATTCGGAGTGGAAAAATGCTGTTGCTCCTGCGATTGTTACGGAAGTTTTTCATAATTTCACTTTATTGCATGATGACATTATGGACAATGCGCCAATCCGTAGAGGACAACCAACTGCACACGAAAAATGGGACGAAAACACAGCTCTTTTATCAGGCGATTTGATGCTTATCAAAACGTATCAATGGTTTTTAGAGGCAGTTCCTTCAGACAAATTTACTTCAATTCTTCAACTTTTCAATACATGTGCAATTGGTGTTTGTGAAGGACAGCAATTTGATATGGAATTTGAAAGCCGTAATGATGTAGAAATAGAAGAATATCTTGAAATGATAAAACTCAAAACTGCCGTTTTGTTAGGTTTTTCATTAGAATTAGGAGCTATTTTGGGAGGTGCAAAACCTTCTGAAGCTGCACAACTTAGAGAAGTTGGAATTTTGGCAGGAATTGGTTTTCAGCTTCACGATGATATTTTAGATGTTTATGCAGACCCAAAAACATTTGGAAAACGAGTAGGTGGAGATATTACAGAAAATAAAAAAACCTATTTGATGCTGACAGCTTTAGAATTAGAAAAACAAGCTAAAGGAAACGAACTTCAAAACTGGATTGATAAAACTGATTTTGATGAAACAGAAAAAGTAAAAGCTGTTACAGAACTCTATAACAATTTGAATATTAGAACTTTGACAGAAGAAAAAATGAATGAATATTTTGAAAAGTCATATCAAATTTTAGAAAATCTTTCTGTAAGACACGACAAACAAAAACAATTTTTGAAACAGTTTTTGATGCAAATACAAGAAAGACAGAAGTAA
- a CDS encoding glycosyltransferase family 9 protein, producing the protein MKILLIQTAFIGDVILATSLIESIHVTYPTAKIDFLLRKGNENLLQKHPFLNDVLIWDKKNKYKSLFELIKQIRKSNYDAVLNLQRFGATGLLTAFSNAQLKAGFKKNPFSWAFTNKYEHVITTNKNSPHEIKRNSKVLESININKIAKPKLYPSLEDRDKIKELIQNDFICIAPTSVWFTKQFPLHKWIDFIEKLLLEENNNKKLPQNFTIYLLGAPSDTENCQKIIDEVEIKLNQNNFNFKVKNLAGKLSLMQSAALMERAKLVLANDSAPLHLASSVNAPICAVFCSTVPAFGFTPLSDKSFIVETKKELDCRPCGLHGFKTCPKGDFECAESIKTEQILEVVEAIL; encoded by the coding sequence ATGAAAATTCTATTAATACAAACAGCTTTTATTGGCGATGTGATTTTGGCTACTTCGCTAATTGAATCTATTCATGTAACATATCCTACTGCAAAGATTGATTTTTTGCTTCGGAAAGGAAACGAAAATTTACTTCAAAAACACCCTTTTTTGAATGATGTTTTGATTTGGGATAAAAAAAACAAATATAAAAGTCTTTTTGAATTGATAAAACAAATCAGAAAGTCAAATTATGATGCAGTTTTGAATTTACAGCGTTTTGGTGCAACAGGACTTTTGACAGCTTTTTCGAACGCTCAACTAAAAGCTGGATTCAAAAAAAATCCCTTTTCGTGGGCTTTTACAAATAAATACGAACATGTTATTACGACAAATAAAAATTCTCCTCACGAAATAAAGCGAAATAGTAAAGTATTAGAAAGTATAAATATAAATAAAATAGCAAAGCCAAAATTATATCCTTCTTTGGAAGATAGAGATAAAATAAAGGAGTTGATACAAAATGATTTTATTTGTATTGCACCTACTTCGGTTTGGTTTACTAAGCAATTTCCATTACATAAATGGATTGATTTTATAGAAAAATTACTTTTGGAAGAAAATAATAATAAAAAATTACCTCAAAATTTTACAATCTATTTATTAGGTGCGCCATCAGATACAGAAAATTGTCAGAAAATAATTGATGAAGTAGAAATTAAATTAAATCAAAATAATTTTAATTTCAAAGTGAAAAATCTTGCAGGAAAATTATCATTGATGCAGTCAGCAGCTTTGATGGAACGTGCAAAACTTGTCTTGGCAAATGATTCTGCGCCTTTGCATTTGGCTTCTTCTGTCAATGCGCCTATTTGTGCTGTTTTTTGTTCGACTGTTCCTGCTTTTGGCTTTACGCCTTTATCTGACAAATCATTTATTGTCGAAACAAAAAAAGAGCTGGATTGTCGTCCGTGTGGGTTACATGGTTTCAAAACATGTCCAAAAGGAGATTTTGAATGTGCTGAGAGTATCAAAACAGAACAGATTTTGGAAGTTGTAGAAGCTATTTTGTAA
- a CDS encoding YceI family protein, which translates to MKKYSFIPRFTTSLSRFSIIGMLVLVVGIFAAFSPLADATKWKVDGAHSSVGFAIDHGFVPTTGRFDEFKGDLNFSPENLADSKADFTIDINSINTEETKRDNHLKSKDFFNAKEYPSMRFVSSKFTKVDDKNYIAHGKLTIRNVTKDIKLPFKVLGVGQHPAKKGTTVMGIKAQTTIDRTDYEVGTGSWTATAIVGDEVEITIIMELHN; encoded by the coding sequence ATGAAAAAATATTCATTCATCCCTCGTTTTACTACTTCTTTATCACGTTTTTCTATTATTGGAATGCTTGTTTTGGTGGTAGGTATTTTTGCAGCTTTTTCACCATTAGCAGATGCTACTAAATGGAAAGTTGATGGCGCTCATAGTAGTGTTGGTTTCGCTATTGACCACGGATTTGTTCCTACAACAGGTCGTTTTGATGAATTTAAAGGCGATTTGAATTTTTCTCCAGAAAACTTAGCTGATAGTAAAGCTGATTTTACAATTGATATTAATAGTATCAATACAGAAGAAACAAAGCGTGATAATCATTTGAAATCAAAAGATTTCTTTAATGCAAAAGAATATCCTTCTATGCGTTTTGTGTCTTCAAAATTTACAAAAGTAGATGACAAAAATTATATTGCTCACGGAAAATTGACTATCAGAAACGTAACTAAAGACATTAAATTACCTTTCAAAGTTTTAGGTGTAGGACAACATCCAGCCAAAAAAGGAACTACTGTAATGGGTATAAAAGCACAAACTACTATTGACCGTACAGATTATGAAGTTGGAACAGGAAGCTGGACAGCAACTGCAATCGTAGGCGATGAAGTAGAAATTACAATTATTATGGAATTGCATAACTAA
- a CDS encoding Sec-independent protein translocase subunit TatA/TatB, with amino-acid sequence MLNTLLFIGGLGAWEIALIMLIVLVFFGAKRIPELARGVGRGIREFKDATSEVRNSIESEGKKEDTSAPKKETQV; translated from the coding sequence ATGTTAAATACACTTCTTTTCATCGGTGGGCTTGGAGCTTGGGAAATTGCTCTTATTATGCTTATTGTTCTTGTTTTCTTTGGAGCAAAACGCATTCCTGAACTAGCTCGTGGAGTTGGGCGTGGAATCCGTGAATTTAAAGATGCAACTAGTGAAGTTCGTAACTCAATAGAATCAGAAGGCAAAAAAGAAGACACTTCTGCTCCTAAAAAAGAAACACAAGTATAA
- the gatA gene encoding Asp-tRNA(Asn)/Glu-tRNA(Gln) amidotransferase subunit GatA, which produces MNTTLKTHINSFASVQKAIRNKTLTCVELVNHYLKIIHEKNPSLNAFLEVYDEEAKAQAKLVDEKIQNGTAGKLAGMIVGLKDVLCHTDHRLGAASKMLEGFESQFDGTAVERLLKEDAIVIGRQNCDEFAMGSSNENSAFGAVKNEIGTNRVPGGSSGGSAVAVQAGMCMVSLGSDTGGSVRQPAAFCGVVGLKPTYSRISRYGLIAFASSFDSIGIFAKNASDVAITLEVIAGKDDNDSTVSQREVPSYSELVNKKSDKKPKIAYIKETLHTEGLSEEIKAATVSKIEKLKSEGYEVEEVEFSLLKYALPTYYILITAEASTNLSRYDGVRYGFRSPNVTDLESMYKRTRTEGFGKEVKRRIMLGTFVLSASYYDAYFTKAQKVRRKIQEAMKELFTKYDFIISPTTPTTAFEIGKYEGETVELYLADLFTVPASVVGIPAISIPNGTDKEGLPIGLQIMGDYFSEDKLLAFADELMK; this is translated from the coding sequence TTGAATACTACATTAAAAACTCATATAAATTCCTTTGCTTCTGTCCAAAAAGCCATTCGAAACAAAACACTCACTTGTGTAGAATTGGTCAATCATTATTTAAAAATCATTCATGAAAAAAATCCTTCTTTAAATGCTTTTTTAGAAGTTTATGATGAAGAAGCCAAAGCACAAGCAAAACTTGTCGATGAAAAAATCCAAAATGGAACAGCAGGAAAATTAGCAGGAATGATTGTTGGATTGAAAGATGTTTTGTGTCATACAGACCACAGATTAGGTGCAGCTTCAAAAATGTTGGAAGGCTTTGAATCTCAATTTGATGGTACAGCTGTCGAACGTCTTTTGAAAGAAGATGCAATTGTTATTGGTCGCCAAAATTGTGATGAATTTGCAATGGGTTCTTCCAATGAAAATTCAGCTTTTGGAGCTGTAAAAAATGAAATTGGTACAAATAGAGTTCCAGGAGGAAGTTCTGGAGGTTCTGCTGTGGCAGTTCAGGCAGGAATGTGTATGGTTTCGTTGGGTTCTGATACAGGAGGCTCGGTGCGCCAGCCTGCTGCTTTTTGTGGTGTTGTTGGCTTAAAACCTACTTATTCACGCATCTCTCGCTATGGTTTGATTGCCTTTGCATCATCATTTGATAGCATCGGAATTTTTGCAAAAAATGCTTCTGATGTAGCTATTACCTTAGAAGTAATTGCTGGAAAAGATGATAATGATAGCACAGTTTCTCAAAGAGAAGTACCAAGTTATTCAGAATTAGTAAATAAAAAATCAGATAAAAAACCAAAAATTGCTTATATCAAAGAAACTTTGCACACAGAAGGATTGAGTGAAGAAATAAAAGCTGCAACAGTTTCCAAAATTGAAAAACTCAAAAGTGAAGGCTACGAAGTAGAAGAAGTAGAGTTTTCGCTTCTAAAATATGCTTTACCAACTTATTATATTTTGATTACAGCAGAAGCAAGTACTAATTTATCAAGATATGATGGCGTTCGTTATGGTTTCCGTAGCCCAAATGTTACAGATTTAGAATCTATGTACAAAAGAACACGTACAGAAGGTTTTGGTAAGGAAGTCAAGCGCAGAATTATGTTAGGAACATTTGTTTTGAGTGCAAGTTATTACGATGCTTATTTTACAAAGGCTCAAAAAGTAAGACGTAAAATACAAGAAGCAATGAAAGAATTATTTACAAAATATGATTTCATTATTTCTCCAACAACACCTACAACAGCCTTTGAAATTGGAAAGTATGAAGGCGAAACAGTAGAACTTTATCTAGCTGATTTGTTTACTGTTCCTGCTTCTGTGGTCGGAATTCCTGCGATTTCTATTCCAAACGGAACAGATAAAGAAGGTTTACCTATCGGACTTCAAATAATGGGAGATTATTTTTCAGAAGATAAATTATTGGCTTTTGCTGATGAATTGATGAAATAG